In Priestia megaterium NBRC 15308 = ATCC 14581, the following proteins share a genomic window:
- the mnhG gene encoding monovalent cation/H(+) antiporter subunit G, with the protein MNVISEIIVGALVLIGSLLTVVTMIGLIRLPDTYTRSHAASKSATLGVLFILVGCLLYFWIDTGHISARLILAIVFVFITSPIAGHLLGRAAYYSRVPLSDKTVRDDLKTKQQKKLTHHE; encoded by the coding sequence ATGAACGTGATTAGTGAAATCATTGTAGGAGCTTTGGTACTAATAGGGTCTCTTCTGACAGTGGTGACCATGATTGGGCTTATTCGCTTGCCTGATACGTATACAAGAAGTCACGCTGCCTCCAAAAGTGCTACCTTAGGCGTCCTGTTTATATTAGTGGGCTGCTTACTCTACTTTTGGATTGACACTGGCCATATTAGTGCACGGTTAATTTTAGCGATTGTCTTTGTGTTTATCACCTCTCCTATTGCTGGACATTTACTAGGAAGAGCGGCTTATTACAGCAGAGTTCCCCTTTCTGATAAAACCGTTCGGGATGATTTGAAAACCAAACAGCAGAAAAAGCTTACCCATCATGAATAG
- a CDS encoding alpha/beta fold hydrolase — protein sequence MTESKITCHQRTFNGVNVYYECHNYHPDKPAIVFIHGFLSSSFSFRRLIPLFEDTFSIITLDLPPFGRSEKSLTFQYSYKNLAKIVIELIEYLNLKDVVLSGHSMGGQVCLNVAKLKPSCVSKLVLLCSSAYLGPSHYGLVMSSYVPFFYLWVKTWLSRKGVLGNLQNVVFDHQLIDEEMIDGYTEPFLDDRTFMALTRMIRDREGDLSSKDLQHIKKPSLLIWGEEDRVVPLHLGRKLKDDLTDSTFISLKEIGHLLPEECPDIVQSHMVDFLYDEQALSQ from the coding sequence TTGACTGAATCTAAAATTACTTGCCACCAGCGTACTTTTAATGGAGTCAATGTTTACTACGAATGTCATAACTATCACCCTGATAAACCAGCTATTGTATTTATTCACGGCTTTTTATCATCGAGTTTTAGCTTTCGGCGTTTAATTCCTTTATTTGAAGATACGTTTTCTATCATTACGCTGGATCTTCCGCCATTTGGGCGAAGTGAAAAATCGTTAACCTTTCAATACTCGTATAAAAACTTAGCCAAAATTGTCATCGAGTTGATTGAATATTTAAACTTGAAAGATGTTGTACTATCGGGACACTCAATGGGAGGACAGGTTTGTTTAAACGTAGCAAAATTAAAGCCTTCTTGCGTATCAAAACTTGTTCTTCTGTGCAGCTCAGCTTATTTAGGCCCTTCACATTATGGGTTGGTCATGTCTTCTTATGTTCCATTCTTTTATCTGTGGGTAAAAACGTGGCTGTCTCGCAAAGGTGTATTAGGCAACTTGCAAAATGTCGTATTTGATCATCAGTTAATCGACGAAGAAATGATTGATGGCTATACTGAACCATTTTTGGATGACCGTACGTTTATGGCTTTAACAAGAATGATTCGTGATCGAGAAGGAGACCTATCCTCAAAGGATTTGCAGCACATAAAAAAACCAAGTTTACTCATTTGGGGAGAAGAAGACCGAGTTGTCCCTTTACATCTCGGACGTAAGTTAAAAGATGATTTAACAGACTCTACCTTTATCTCTTTAAAGGAAATTGGACACCTTTTACCAGAAGAGTGTCCCGACATTGTGCAGTCTCATATGGTCGATTTCTTGTACGATGAACAAGCCCTGTCTCAATAA
- the yugI gene encoding S1 domain-containing post-transcriptional regulator GSP13, translating to MSKFEIGTVTKGKVTGIQPYGAFVALNEETQGLVHISEVKHGFVKDINEHLSVGDEVNVKVLSVDESTGKIGLSIRATEPAPEKTEASAPKKPAKKRQGQATVHTESTQGFNTLKEKLEEWIEQSNREDLIKK from the coding sequence ATGTCAAAATTTGAAATCGGTACTGTTACAAAAGGTAAAGTAACAGGAATTCAACCATACGGTGCATTCGTTGCATTAAATGAAGAAACTCAAGGATTAGTTCATATCTCAGAAGTAAAACATGGCTTCGTTAAAGATATTAACGAACATTTATCAGTAGGAGACGAAGTAAACGTTAAAGTTTTATCTGTTGATGAGTCAACTGGTAAAATTGGTTTATCTATTCGTGCAACTGAGCCAGCTCCAGAAAAAACTGAAGCTTCTGCACCTAAAAAACCTGCTAAAAAGCGTCAAGGTCAAGCAACAGTTCATACTGAATCTACTCAAGGATTCAACACATTAAAAGAAAAATTAGAAGAGTGGATTGAGCAATCAAACCGCGAAGATCTAATTAAGAAATAA
- a CDS encoding Na+/H+ antiporter subunit D, with amino-acid sequence MTSNFVIIPLLIPFVVGVVLIFFKDNIKLQRIISVLSLITTTAFAAYLVQLVQSKGVLTHELGNWKPPFGIILVADMFASLLVLTASIVTLCCVLFAFHTIGERRERFYFYSFVQFLLVGVFGAFLTGDIFNLFVFFEVMLMSSYALIVIGGTKAQLRESLKYILVNVISSALFVIAVAYLYAVTGTLNMADLSQRIAEANQPGILTTIGMLLFIVFALKAALFPMYFWLPGSYSAPPPVIIGLFGALLTKVGVYSIFRTFTLLFYHHPEFTHQIIGYVALLTIVVGAVGAIAYSDVNKILIYNIIIAVGVIVYGVTLTTKAGFEGAIYYLIHDMIIKAALFLLAGSIIRITGTTKLKKMGGLIKDYPLLGWMFFIATISLAGIPPLSGFIGKFLLVQGGLESESYTFVGVLLASSLLVLYSAIKIFMSCFWGEPTLSSEHEKVSLKGILYPSAILLAVSVFLGLGAEAVIPYVSTAAQTLMDPSIYIQSVLKE; translated from the coding sequence ATGACGAGTAATTTTGTAATCATCCCACTGCTTATCCCGTTTGTTGTAGGTGTTGTGCTCATTTTTTTCAAAGACAATATTAAACTTCAAAGGATAATCAGTGTTTTATCATTAATCACCACCACTGCTTTTGCTGCCTATTTAGTACAGTTGGTTCAATCAAAAGGAGTTTTAACTCACGAGCTAGGGAACTGGAAACCTCCTTTTGGAATTATTCTAGTAGCGGACATGTTCGCTTCCCTTCTCGTACTTACTGCTAGTATCGTAACACTATGCTGCGTTCTTTTTGCTTTTCATACAATTGGCGAGAGACGTGAACGCTTTTACTTTTATTCATTTGTGCAGTTTTTATTAGTAGGCGTATTTGGCGCCTTCTTGACAGGTGATATCTTTAACTTATTTGTCTTTTTTGAAGTCATGCTTATGTCTTCATACGCTCTTATTGTAATTGGGGGTACAAAAGCACAGCTTCGAGAGTCTCTTAAGTATATTTTAGTCAATGTCATTTCATCCGCTTTGTTTGTAATTGCTGTTGCTTATTTGTACGCCGTAACAGGAACTCTCAACATGGCAGACCTTTCGCAACGAATTGCAGAGGCTAACCAGCCGGGAATTTTAACAACCATTGGCATGCTTTTATTTATTGTATTTGCATTAAAAGCAGCTTTATTTCCAATGTATTTCTGGCTTCCAGGTTCGTACAGTGCACCTCCACCCGTTATTATCGGATTATTTGGTGCGTTGCTAACAAAAGTAGGAGTTTACTCTATTTTCAGGACTTTCACTTTACTGTTTTATCACCATCCTGAATTCACTCATCAAATTATCGGTTACGTTGCGCTTTTGACTATCGTTGTTGGTGCAGTAGGCGCCATTGCTTATTCAGATGTGAATAAAATTTTAATTTATAACATTATTATTGCTGTCGGAGTCATTGTCTACGGTGTAACTTTAACAACAAAAGCAGGTTTTGAAGGAGCCATTTATTATTTAATTCACGACATGATTATTAAAGCAGCTCTCTTCCTTCTTGCTGGAAGCATCATTCGAATAACTGGAACAACAAAATTAAAGAAAATGGGCGGGTTAATTAAAGACTATCCGCTGCTTGGCTGGATGTTTTTTATCGCTACTATTTCGTTGGCAGGAATTCCTCCCCTAAGCGGCTTTATTGGAAAATTCCTTTTAGTTCAAGGCGGTTTAGAATCAGAGAGCTACACGTTTGTAGGAGTTTTACTAGCTTCAAGCCTGCTCGTTTTATATTCTGCCATTAAGATTTTCATGAGCTGCTTCTGGGGTGAACCTACGCTTTCTTCTGAGCATGAAAAAGTATCTCTTAAAGGTATTCTATACCCATCCGCTATCTTACTTGCTGTTTCTGTCTTTTTAGGACTAGGTGCAGAAGCTGTTATTCCTTATGTGTCGACAGCCGCTCAAACGCTTATGGATCCTTCAATTTATATCCAATCGGTGTTAAAGGAGTAG
- a CDS encoding superoxide dismutase family protein: MKKLLLIGTVPFFLLTGCMEKEISNKEVKFYNADGDSIGTVKLKEQADGIEFTYDLSGLPPGEHGVHIHEMGICKAPNFKSAGNHLDPDKKKHGLLNPKGPHLGDMKNIVVEDDQTYKGTDMVPQVTLKEGKTSLVKRMDGSSLVITEQGDDGMTEPSGNSGKRIACGIISKKH; the protein is encoded by the coding sequence ATGAAAAAACTACTACTCATTGGAACCGTGCCTTTTTTCTTGTTAACGGGGTGTATGGAAAAAGAAATATCCAATAAAGAAGTCAAATTCTATAACGCAGATGGAGATAGCATCGGTACAGTCAAGTTGAAAGAGCAGGCTGATGGAATTGAGTTTACTTACGATTTAAGCGGACTTCCACCTGGGGAACACGGCGTACATATTCATGAAATGGGAATTTGCAAAGCTCCTAACTTTAAAAGTGCAGGAAATCACCTTGATCCTGATAAAAAGAAACACGGACTGTTAAATCCAAAAGGACCGCATTTAGGCGATATGAAAAATATTGTGGTAGAAGACGATCAGACGTATAAAGGAACGGATATGGTTCCTCAAGTCACGTTAAAAGAAGGAAAGACATCTCTCGTTAAGCGTATGGATGGTTCCTCCCTTGTTATTACCGAACAAGGTGATGACGGAATGACAGAGCCATCAGGTAATTCTGGAAAGCGAATCGCGTGTGGAATTATTTCAAAAAAACATTAA
- a CDS encoding MalY/PatB family protein, whose translation MSTYSFDQLINRTGTQSVKWDKTDLVFGAKDVLPFWVADMDFQAPPNVLQTINERVKHGIFGYTSPTESTANALSSWVEKKHQWTIDHEWITYSPGVVFALSMAIQAFTEPGDSILIQPPVYTPFFNMIKVNDREVVENPLKLAGDKYEIDFADLEKKFAEGVKLMILCSPHNPVGRVWTKEELKKLADLCEKYNVLIVSDEIHSDLIYQPYKHIPISMVSEDAANRTITCIAPSKTFNIPGLQASAVIIPNEKLRTQYVQQQQKQGFSNLNTFGIIGLEAAYSEGGEWLEALLVYLKKNVDLVTRFISENLPELRVVQPEGTYLLWIDCNKLHLSEEELHERLLKKGKIAVEKGEKYSSTYGKGFIRLNIGCSHEQLQEGLNRLKIALT comes from the coding sequence TTGTCTACTTATTCTTTTGATCAATTAATTAACCGTACAGGTACGCAGTCCGTAAAGTGGGACAAAACTGATCTTGTTTTTGGAGCAAAAGATGTTCTGCCTTTTTGGGTAGCTGATATGGATTTCCAAGCGCCGCCTAATGTTCTTCAAACCATTAATGAGCGTGTCAAACACGGTATTTTCGGCTACACTTCCCCTACTGAATCTACGGCGAATGCTTTATCATCTTGGGTAGAAAAAAAGCATCAGTGGACCATTGATCATGAATGGATTACATACAGTCCAGGAGTTGTGTTTGCCCTGAGTATGGCTATTCAAGCATTTACGGAACCCGGAGATTCAATTTTAATTCAGCCTCCCGTCTATACTCCATTTTTTAACATGATAAAGGTAAATGATCGAGAAGTTGTTGAAAATCCGTTGAAACTTGCAGGCGATAAATACGAAATTGATTTTGCAGATTTAGAGAAAAAATTTGCAGAAGGCGTAAAATTAATGATTCTTTGCAGCCCTCATAATCCAGTAGGACGCGTGTGGACAAAAGAAGAACTGAAGAAACTTGCTGATCTTTGTGAAAAATACAATGTATTAATTGTTTCAGATGAAATCCATTCTGATCTAATTTACCAGCCTTATAAACATATTCCCATCAGCATGGTGAGTGAAGATGCAGCCAATCGAACCATTACGTGTATAGCCCCTAGCAAAACATTTAATATACCGGGACTTCAGGCTTCAGCTGTTATTATTCCAAATGAGAAACTGCGCACACAGTATGTTCAGCAGCAGCAAAAGCAAGGGTTTTCTAATTTAAACACATTTGGAATCATTGGATTAGAAGCAGCTTACAGCGAAGGTGGAGAATGGCTAGAAGCACTGCTTGTGTACCTGAAGAAAAATGTAGATCTCGTGACGCGTTTTATAAGTGAAAACTTGCCTGAACTGCGAGTGGTTCAGCCAGAAGGAACTTATTTACTATGGATTGACTGCAACAAGCTGCACTTATCTGAAGAAGAATTACATGAACGCTTATTAAAAAAAGGCAAAATCGCCGTAGAAAAAGGCGAAAAATACAGCTCCACATATGGAAAAGGTTTTATCCGCTTGAACATTGGCTGTTCACATGAACAACTTCAAGAAGGATTAAATCGCTTAAAAATAGCTTTAACGTAA
- a CDS encoding Na(+)/H(+) antiporter subunit F1, translated as MLDIFLNVSLILISASTIGFVYRVVKGPSTADRAMALDAIGINIIAITAIISIIFRTQAFFEVILLLGIIAFVGTVAFSKFLEKGEVIEYERD; from the coding sequence ATGCTCGATATTTTTTTAAACGTTTCGCTCATTCTCATTTCTGCTTCAACTATTGGGTTTGTTTACCGAGTGGTAAAAGGTCCGTCAACCGCTGATCGAGCAATGGCCCTTGATGCTATTGGAATTAACATCATTGCTATCACGGCCATCATCTCGATTATCTTTCGAACCCAGGCTTTTTTCGAAGTCATTTTACTGCTAGGCATCATAGCCTTTGTAGGTACCGTTGCTTTTTCTAAGTTTTTAGAGAAAGGAGAAGTGATTGAATATGAACGTGATTAG
- a CDS encoding Na+/H+ antiporter subunit E, whose product MSFQLLLNVIIAFTWMFLRGIWTLPSFIIGFFWGAVLLFVFRRFFHRRFYLHKVYAIIKLLFIFIRELFKANIAVTKDVLRPKLNIQPAIFAMPTRLESEWEITILSLLITLTPGTLVMDVSDDNSTIYIHAINTDDIDDIITDIQQTFEKAIMEVSR is encoded by the coding sequence ATGTCATTTCAACTATTATTAAACGTAATCATTGCATTCACATGGATGTTTTTGAGAGGGATTTGGACACTACCTTCTTTTATTATAGGATTTTTCTGGGGAGCGGTACTGCTGTTTGTTTTCCGCCGTTTTTTTCACAGACGTTTTTACTTGCATAAAGTGTATGCGATCATTAAGCTGCTGTTTATTTTCATACGAGAATTATTCAAAGCCAATATTGCAGTTACTAAAGACGTATTGCGCCCTAAATTAAATATTCAGCCAGCCATCTTTGCAATGCCAACCCGTCTGGAGAGTGAATGGGAAATTACCATTCTTTCTCTTTTAATTACGCTAACGCCAGGCACACTAGTAATGGATGTATCAGATGATAATTCTACTATCTATATTCATGCAATCAATACAGACGATATTGATGACATTATTACAGATATTCAGCAAACATTCGAAAAAGCTATTATGGAGGTGAGTCGTTAA
- a CDS encoding iron-containing alcohol dehydrogenase, translating to MNNFTFYNPTKLIFGKGQLEQLKTEASRFGKKILLVYGGGSVKRSGLYDQVMDVLNDMNAEVHELAGVEPNPRLTTVRKGIDICKENGIEFLLAVGGGSVIDCTKAIAAGAKYDGDVWDIINRDVFAAEALPFGTVLTLAATGSEMNAGSVITNWETQEKYGWGSPATFPQFSILDPVNTFTVPKNQTVYGMVDMMSHVFEQYFHAATNTPLQDRMCEGVLQTVIETGPKLLNDLENYELRETILYNGTIALNGMLQMGHQGDWATHNIEHAVSAVYDIPHAGGLAILFPNWMKHVMDENVDRFKQVAVRVFNVDTEGKTDKEVALEGVDKLREFWSSLGAPTRLADYDIGEDKLDLMADRAMAKGEFGKFKKLNKEDVLAILRASL from the coding sequence GTGAACAATTTTACATTTTATAACCCTACAAAATTAATTTTTGGTAAAGGTCAATTAGAGCAATTAAAAACAGAAGCAAGTCGCTTTGGTAAAAAGATATTATTAGTATACGGCGGAGGAAGCGTAAAACGCAGCGGTTTATACGATCAAGTAATGGATGTACTGAATGACATGAATGCAGAGGTACATGAGTTAGCGGGAGTAGAGCCGAATCCTCGTCTGACAACTGTTCGAAAAGGAATCGATATTTGTAAAGAAAACGGTATTGAATTTTTACTTGCAGTAGGTGGAGGAAGCGTAATCGATTGTACAAAAGCAATCGCAGCAGGCGCAAAATATGATGGAGACGTATGGGACATCATTAACCGCGACGTATTCGCAGCTGAAGCTCTTCCATTTGGAACAGTGCTAACATTAGCGGCAACAGGTTCAGAAATGAATGCTGGTTCTGTTATTACAAATTGGGAAACACAAGAAAAATACGGCTGGGGCAGCCCGGCAACATTCCCTCAATTCTCTATTTTAGATCCCGTTAATACATTTACTGTACCAAAAAATCAAACAGTTTATGGCATGGTCGACATGATGAGCCACGTATTTGAACAGTATTTCCATGCTGCAACAAATACGCCGCTTCAAGATCGCATGTGTGAAGGAGTACTGCAAACGGTTATTGAAACGGGACCAAAATTATTAAACGACTTAGAGAACTACGAGTTACGTGAAACGATTTTATACAATGGGACAATCGCATTAAACGGTATGTTACAAATGGGACACCAAGGCGATTGGGCTACTCATAATATTGAGCATGCGGTATCAGCTGTATATGACATTCCTCATGCGGGTGGACTCGCAATTTTATTCCCGAACTGGATGAAACACGTAATGGATGAGAACGTAGATCGCTTCAAGCAAGTAGCTGTACGCGTATTTAACGTAGATACGGAAGGCAAGACGGATAAAGAAGTAGCACTTGAAGGTGTTGATAAGCTTCGTGAATTCTGGTCAAGCCTAGGTGCACCAACTCGCTTAGCAGATTATGATATTGGTGAAGACAAATTAGATCTTATGGCTGATCGTGCGATGGCTAAAGGTGAATTTGGTAAATTTAAAAAATTAAACAAAGAAGATGTACTAGCAATCCTACGCGCTTCTTTATAA
- a CDS encoding DUF378 domain-containing protein yields MSGIQRIALVLTIIGAINWGLIGFFQFDLVAAIFGGQTSAFSRIIYGLVGIAGLINLGLLFKPSAEVERTEPRTEH; encoded by the coding sequence ATGAGTGGTATTCAACGTATTGCGCTCGTATTAACGATTATTGGAGCAATTAACTGGGGACTTATTGGCTTTTTTCAATTTGATTTAGTAGCAGCAATCTTCGGCGGTCAAACATCTGCTTTCTCCCGCATTATTTATGGATTGGTTGGAATCGCAGGACTGATTAACTTAGGTCTATTATTTAAACCTTCTGCTGAAGTAGAGCGTACAGAACCTAGAACGGAACATTAA
- a CDS encoding kinase-associated lipoprotein B, giving the protein MTFTIGQTVTALYKTGKYIGEITQVRDLHYVVRIQAVLKHPEQGDLHNPGQVDVPFFHERKALAFREQANIPQKMVHLYEDSVPDYKHSLKKALELKIAEQQGKDSAFAQASISCLEELKKEYGIH; this is encoded by the coding sequence ATGACATTTACAATTGGTCAAACCGTTACGGCACTTTATAAAACCGGGAAATACATCGGTGAAATTACACAAGTTCGAGATCTGCATTATGTTGTACGAATTCAAGCTGTGTTGAAGCACCCAGAACAAGGTGACTTACATAATCCTGGACAAGTGGACGTACCTTTTTTTCACGAGCGAAAAGCACTTGCTTTTCGAGAGCAGGCAAACATTCCTCAAAAAATGGTTCATCTCTATGAAGACAGCGTTCCTGATTATAAGCATTCACTAAAAAAAGCCCTTGAATTAAAGATAGCTGAACAACAAGGCAAAGATAGCGCTTTTGCTCAAGCAAGTATTTCCTGTTTAGAAGAGTTAAAAAAAGAGTACGGTATTCATTAA
- a CDS encoding Lrp/AsnC family transcriptional regulator, which translates to MFLEEKELEILEILEKNSRISIDSISKMVDLTFDETSNIVKKLEREKVIVQYSADINWRRVDGHEGVTAMIDVKVAPKRGVGFDEIAERIYRFQEVKSVYLMSGAYDLSVIIEEKSMSEVAFFVSEKLSTLDSVLSTTTHFIMKKYKHDGTIYDQGDEDRRIVVSP; encoded by the coding sequence GTGTTCTTAGAAGAAAAAGAGTTAGAAATTTTAGAAATTCTAGAAAAAAATAGCCGTATTTCAATAGATAGTATTTCAAAAATGGTGGATTTAACGTTTGACGAAACCTCTAATATTGTTAAAAAGCTAGAGAGAGAAAAAGTAATTGTGCAATATTCAGCTGATATTAACTGGAGACGAGTAGATGGACATGAGGGCGTCACCGCTATGATAGATGTAAAAGTTGCACCAAAGCGAGGAGTAGGCTTTGATGAGATTGCGGAGCGCATCTATCGTTTTCAAGAAGTGAAATCCGTGTACCTAATGTCAGGAGCATATGATTTGTCTGTTATTATTGAAGAAAAATCAATGTCTGAAGTAGCATTTTTTGTTTCTGAAAAGCTTTCTACGCTAGACTCTGTTTTATCTACGACGACTCACTTTATCATGAAAAAATACAAGCACGATGGTACCATCTACGACCAAGGCGATGAAGATCGCAGAATCGTGGTGTCTCCGTAA
- the kapD gene encoding 3'-5' exonuclease KapD: MDKNSQYLFIDFEFTMPEYKGFPKGFFPEIIEVGLVFVKNQEIIDRFSSYVQPTHFTKLTERCKSFLHIEQNQVNEGITLEQLVQRLGMYKNSTIITWGNMDMKVLRQCCQKNKVPFPFTGKEIDLSMEYKRFFGDQNQTGLWKAVQEYGKEGTGKHHCALDDAMTTLNIFKLVEKDKRYLQKPEPTTIGDRIDFSKVLNKFAL, from the coding sequence TTGGATAAGAACTCTCAGTATTTATTCATTGATTTTGAATTTACAATGCCAGAGTATAAAGGTTTTCCAAAAGGCTTTTTTCCGGAAATCATTGAAGTTGGTTTGGTGTTTGTTAAAAATCAAGAAATCATTGATCGTTTCTCCTCTTACGTACAGCCTACACACTTTACAAAATTAACTGAGCGCTGTAAATCATTTCTCCATATCGAACAAAATCAAGTAAATGAAGGAATTACGCTAGAGCAGCTTGTACAGCGACTGGGCATGTATAAAAACAGCACGATTATTACATGGGGGAACATGGATATGAAAGTATTAAGGCAGTGCTGTCAAAAAAATAAGGTGCCTTTTCCTTTTACAGGTAAAGAAATTGATCTTTCGATGGAGTATAAGCGCTTTTTTGGAGATCAAAATCAAACCGGCCTTTGGAAAGCTGTGCAAGAGTATGGTAAAGAAGGAACTGGAAAGCACCACTGCGCGCTTGATGATGCGATGACTACACTCAACATCTTTAAGCTTGTAGAAAAAGATAAGAGGTACCTTCAAAAGCCGGAGCCAACGACCATAGGAGATCGAATCGATTTTTCAAAAGTATTAAATAAATTTGCATTATAA
- a CDS encoding aminotransferase, with amino-acid sequence MKERLSTTVQQLKPSGIRRFFDLAASMDNVISLGVGEPDFVTSWAVREASILSLERGYTSYTANAGLLELRFEIMKYMKRNFNVSYDYKDDIIVTVGGSQALDITMRALINPEDEIIVVEPNFVSYSPLISLAGGVPVAIETTAETEFKLQPRQIEEVITSNTKALLLCSPNNPTGSSLSKEELQAIADIVIKHDLLVITDEIYAELTYDEEFTSIASLEGMKERTIIISGFSKGFAMTGWRLGYICAPTEIAKAMLKIHQYTMMCAPTMAQYGAIEALQNGQHDVEEMRKSYRRRRNYMVKSLNQIGLECHSPGGAFYVFPSVKKTGLSSEEFAEQLLLEERVAVVPGNVFGKGGEGHIRCSYASSMESLEESIKRISRFVENKL; translated from the coding sequence ATGAAAGAGCGCTTGTCAACAACTGTACAACAGCTGAAACCTTCAGGTATTCGCCGCTTTTTTGATTTAGCAGCAAGTATGGATAACGTCATTTCTCTTGGAGTAGGTGAACCTGATTTTGTCACATCTTGGGCTGTTCGAGAAGCGAGTATTTTATCGTTGGAAAGAGGGTATACCTCTTATACGGCAAATGCGGGGCTTTTAGAGCTCCGCTTTGAAATTATGAAGTATATGAAAAGAAATTTTAACGTCTCGTATGATTATAAAGATGATATTATCGTGACCGTTGGAGGAAGTCAGGCTTTAGACATTACAATGAGGGCTTTGATTAACCCTGAAGATGAGATTATTGTCGTGGAGCCAAACTTTGTGTCTTACAGCCCGTTAATTTCACTAGCAGGAGGAGTTCCTGTGGCAATTGAAACAACGGCAGAAACAGAGTTTAAACTGCAGCCTAGACAGATTGAAGAAGTCATTACAAGCAACACGAAAGCTCTTCTTTTATGCTCTCCTAATAATCCAACAGGAAGTTCACTATCTAAAGAAGAGCTGCAGGCTATTGCGGATATTGTAATCAAGCATGACTTGCTTGTTATCACGGATGAAATATATGCAGAATTAACATATGATGAAGAATTTACATCTATTGCTTCTTTAGAAGGAATGAAAGAACGAACTATTATTATTTCTGGCTTTTCTAAAGGGTTTGCTATGACTGGATGGCGTCTTGGGTACATATGTGCACCAACTGAGATTGCGAAAGCAATGCTGAAAATTCATCAGTATACAATGATGTGTGCGCCTACCATGGCACAATATGGGGCAATTGAAGCACTACAAAATGGGCAGCATGACGTAGAAGAGATGAGAAAAAGCTATCGCAGAAGACGAAACTATATGGTAAAGTCATTAAACCAAATTGGTCTGGAATGCCATTCTCCCGGAGGAGCGTTTTATGTGTTCCCCTCTGTCAAGAAAACGGGATTGTCATCGGAAGAATTCGCTGAGCAGCTTTTGCTTGAAGAGCGAGTAGCTGTGGTGCCAGGCAATGTATTTGGAAAAGGCGGAGAGGGACATATTCGCTGTTCATACGCCTCTTCAATGGAATCATTAGAAGAATCCATAAAACGGATTAGCCGTTTTGTTGAAAATAAGTTATAA
- a CDS encoding hotdog fold thioesterase, with amino-acid sequence MKTKDTLLEALGIEIISASEQRVEATMPVDERTRQPFGLLHGGASVALAETVASLGAIKSVDIEKEICVGLEINANHIKGKKDGIVTAIGVPLHKGKKTAVWEVKIQDEEENLICISRCTLAILPKA; translated from the coding sequence ATGAAAACAAAAGATACGCTGTTAGAAGCATTAGGAATTGAGATTATTAGCGCAAGTGAACAGAGAGTGGAAGCGACGATGCCTGTTGATGAGCGAACGCGTCAGCCATTCGGGCTTTTGCACGGAGGAGCATCGGTGGCGTTAGCCGAAACTGTGGCTAGTCTAGGTGCTATTAAAAGTGTAGATATCGAAAAAGAAATCTGCGTGGGTTTAGAGATTAATGCCAATCATATCAAAGGGAAAAAAGACGGAATCGTTACAGCTATAGGCGTTCCTTTACATAAAGGAAAAAAAACAGCGGTTTGGGAAGTGAAAATTCAAGATGAAGAAGAGAATTTAATCTGTATATCCCGATGCACGCTTGCTATTCTGCCTAAAGCTTAA